Within Sphingomonas piscis, the genomic segment TGCATCGCGTGTACTCGATGCCATCGAGGGTATCGGCGAAATGGCTGATGACGGATAGTGTGGGTGCAAAGGAAACATAATTCTTTCGCGCCGTGAACATGTAGAGAATGCGATCCAACGTAAACGCTGGCTCGCTCCACTTGATGCATTCCTTCGCATCTGGAACAGCTTCCTTAAGGGTTTGACGCAGTTGCCGCAGAAGCGGCTGCGCATCTGGTGCAGCAGCGTCAATATACTCATCGATGGTAGTCGGTTTCGGCATCGATGGGTTCTCCCCTCAGCCAGCAACTGATCCTGCCCGGAACGGCGCTCTCCCGCGAGACTTAGCAAACGCGGCATAATGTTCGCAACGGCTCGACTGCAGACCTCCACCGGTCGTTAAGCCTTTCGACATGCCTGGCTGCCACCATAGGCAAGCCCATCCGAGGTTGAAGCTGCGGCTGGTGGTGTGAGGTGACTCAGAGGAGAGCTGTTGTGATGAAGCTTCTTGAGCTGACCAAGAACGAAGAAGGTGCGACGGCAATCGAGTACGCGCTGATTGCCACGCTCATTGCTGTTGCTGCAATCGCAGCCATGGGCAGCCTGGGCAACAAGCTGGACACGACGTACAACAACGTTGCTGCCAAGCTCTAGGCCGGCCGCGCGGACCATAGCTTGTCCGAAATCGTTGGAACACAGACCTTTGTTGGATGTCGTCAAAAGCCTTCGGCGACTGTCTTCCGGACAGATTGCAGGGCATTTCTAACCCAAGGCGGCGAACGTCCGCCACGGAAGGCAAGGTACAGAAACGCGGACCTATTCTCGGCAGGCGGCTGAATGGGACACTAAGATCCGAGCAGCGAAATGAACGAAACGGGGGGTCTGACAGGCCTTTGTAAACCATTACGAGCGCACTCGCCGTATCCAGAGAGTGAATCCCCGACGTGTGTAACTTATCCGACAAGAGCTCCTGGTCCACGAAGACAGACTTCGAGGTCGCCGCAATGCCGCGTGTTGAGCGGCGGCCAGTGGAGATGCGAGCCTATGCCATTCGCTTCGACAACTCGATCTTGGACCTGTCGTTGGTGAACCTATCGTATGATGGCTGTGCGGTCGAAACGACGGAGCAGCTGATACCGGGCGAACTGCTCAGACTGTCTGTCTTGGAGCGCGGCTTCGTTAAGGCAGCTGTGCGCTGGTACAAGGACAGGAAGGCCGGCCTTCTTTTTGAACCCGAGGGATACGAGCCGGCCCATAAACAGCGATCTGCCCAACGCCCTCTGATATCAGCCCCGGTCGTGCTCAGAAGGGCGGGGAGAGGCGGGTATCCTGTTCAAACCAAAGATCTGACGCGGTTCGGCTGCAGGTGCGAGTATGTGGAAAGGCCGAACATCGGCGAGACTGTTTGGATAAGGCTCGACGGCCTTGAAGCACTTGAAGCAAGGACTTGTTGGCTGGCCGAGTCCAATGTTGGACTGGAATTCCTAAACCCCATTCACCCAGCCGTGTTCGATCTGCTGCTTGAGCGCACTCAAGGGAAACTGGGATAGTCGGATTAGGTCGGAAAACGGAACTTACTCCGTCGCCCGATTGCCCGGGATGCTGCTGGTGAGTAAGTATTCCAGAGGGGGTGGTCTCATGAGAGTTGCAGCCATCATCGGGGCAGTGTCCCTCGCCTGTTCGACCACCACCGCGAATGCGGCGCCCACCGCCCATGGTCCGGTGCTCGACATGCATGTCCACGCTTATGGAGCCGGCGGCCAGGGCCCGCCATCGTTCGTATGCGCCCCGTTTCCGGCATTTAAGCCTCTCGATCCTGGAACGGGCGGCAAGGGTCTTCCGGGCTATATGCGCAGCATGTTCGGTGAGCCCGACTGCCCTAAGAAGTACCGGTCCGCGTCAAGTGACGACGATCTGCGGACACGCACCATCGCAATGCTCAGGAAGCATGACGTGTACGCGATTGCGGG encodes:
- a CDS encoding iron chaperone → MPKPTTIDEYIDAAAPDAQPLLRQLRQTLKEAVPDAKECIKWSEPAFTLDRILYMFTARKNYVSFAPTLSVISHFADTLDGIEYTRCTVKFAYDRPLPEQLVNDMAVQRLCDVLERDAQWM
- a CDS encoding Flp family type IVb pilin, which encodes MKLLELTKNEEGATAIEYALIATLIAVAAIAAMGSLGNKLDTTYNNVAAKL
- a CDS encoding PilZ domain-containing protein produces the protein MRAYAIRFDNSILDLSLVNLSYDGCAVETTEQLIPGELLRLSVLERGFVKAAVRWYKDRKAGLLFEPEGYEPAHKQRSAQRPLISAPVVLRRAGRGGYPVQTKDLTRFGCRCEYVERPNIGETVWIRLDGLEALEARTCWLAESNVGLEFLNPIHPAVFDLLLERTQGKLG